The DNA region GTGAAGGGCGAGATCGCCCAGATCAAGGACGCCACCAACAAGATGGTGGACCAGCTCAACTCCTTCGCCGCCGAGGTGACGCGCGTCGCGCGCGAGGTGGGCACCGAGGGCAAGCTGGGCGGGCAGGCCAACGTCCGCGGCGTGTCCGGGACCTGGAAGGACCTCACCGACAACGTGAACGGCCTCGCGGCCAACCTCACCAACCAGGTGCGCAACATCGCGCTCGTCACCACCGCGGTCGCGAACGGCGACCTGTCGCAGAAGATCACCGTCGAGGCCCGCGGCGAGATCTACGAGCTGAAGAACACCATCAACGTGATGGTGGACCAGCTCCGCTCCTTCGCCGCCGAGGTGACCCGCGTCGCGAAGGAGGTCGGCACCGAGGGCAAGCTGGGCGGCCAGGCCTACGTGAAGGGCGTCTCCGGCACCTGGAAGGACCTCACCGAGAACGTGAACGGCCTCGCGGCCAACCTCACCAACCAGGTGCGCAACATCGCGCTCGTCACCACCGCGGTCGCGAACGGCGACCTGTCGCAGAAGATCACCGTCGAGGCCCGCGGCGAGATCTACGAGCTGAAGAACACCATCAACGTGATGGTGGACCAGCTCCGCTCCTTCGCCGCCGAGGTGACCCGCGTCGCGAAGGAGGTCGGCACCGAGGGCAAGCTGGGCGGCCAGGCCTACGTGAAGGGCGTCTCCGGCACCTGGAAGGACCTCACCGAGAACGTGAACGGCCTCGCGGCCAACCTCACCAACCAGGTGCGCAACATCGCCAAGGTGACCACCGCGGTGGCGCACGGCGACCTGACGCAGAAGATCACGGTCGAGGCCCGCGGCGAGATCCTCGAGCTCAAGAACACCATCAACGTGATGGTCGATCAGCTGAACTCCTTCGCGGCCGAGGTGACCCGCGTCGCGAAGGAGGTCGGCACCGACGGCAAGCTGGGCGGCCAGGCCGAGGTGAAGGGCGTCTCCGGCACCTGGAAGGACCTCACCGACAACGTGAACGCGCTCGCCGCGAACCTGACGAACCAGGTGCGCAACATCGCGCTCGTCACCACCGCGGTCGCGAACGGCGACCTGTCGCAGAAGATCACGGTGGACGCCAAGGGCGAGATCCTCGAGCTGAAGGACACCATCAACGTGATGGTGGACCAGCTCAACTCGTTCGCGGCCGAGGTGACCCGCGTCGCGAAGGAGGTCGGCACCGACGGCAAGCTGGGCGGCCAGGCCGACGTCCGCGGCGTGTCGGGCGTGTGGAAGGACCTCACCGACAGCGTGAACCTGATGGCGACCAACCTCACCACCCAGGTGCGCGGCATCATCCGGGTGGTGACCGCCATCGCGAACGGCGACCTCTCGCAGAAGTTCGTGCTCGAGGCCAAGGGCGAGGTGGCCGCGCTGGCCGAGACCATCAACGGCATGACCGACACGCTGCGCACCTTCGGCGACCAGGTGTCGAGCGTGGCCCGCGAGGTGGGCATCGAGGGCAAGCTGGGCGCGCAGGCGCACGTGCCGGGCGCGTCGGGGATCTGGAAGGACCTCACCGACAACGTGAACTTCATGGCCGCGAACCTGACCAAGCAGGTGCGCGGCATCGTGAAGGTCGTGACCGCCATCGCGAACGGCGACCTCTCCCAGAAGTTCATCCTGGAGGCGAAGGGCGAGGTGGCGGCGCTGGCCGAGACCATCAACGGCCTCACCGGCACGCTGGGCATCTTCGCCGACGAGGTGTCGAGCGTGGCCCGCGAGGTGGGCATCGAGGGCAAGCTGGGCGGGCAGGCCAAGGTGCCCGGCGTCTCCGGCATCTGGAAGAACCTCACCGACAACGTGAACCAGCTCGCCGGCTCGCTGTCCGCGCAGGTGCGCGCCATCGCCGAGGTGTCCACCGCCGTGACCAAGGGCGACCTCACCCGCAAGGTGGCCGTCCAGGCGCAGGGCGAGGTGGCCGCCCTGAAGGACAACATCAACCAGATGATCGAGGCGCTGCGCGACACCACCGACAAGAACACCGCGCAGGACTGGCTCAAGACGAACCTGGCCAACTTCTCCAACATGATGCAGGGCCAGCGGAACATCGTCTCGGTGGCGCAGGCCATCATCTCCGAGCTGACGCCGCTGGTGGACGCGCAGCACGGCGCCTTCTTCATGCTGGAGCAGCCGGAGGACGGGGTGCCCGACGAGCCGGTCCTGCGCCTGATCGGCAGCTACGGCTTCGGCGGGCGGCGCAGCCTCTCCAGCACCTACCACATGAAGGAGACGCTCATCGGCCAGTGCGCCTTCGAGAAGAAGCGCATCATCGTGAGCGACGTGCCGGAGGGCTTCCTCTACATCGCCAGCGGCATGGGCGAGGCGCCGCCGCGCAACCTGCTGGTGCTGCCGGTCCTGTTCGAGGGCGAGATCAAGGCCGTGATCGAGCTCGCCTCCTTCCGCGAGTTCAGCCCGAACCACCTGGCCTTCCTCGATCAGCTCATGGAGAAGGTCGGGTTCGTGCTGAACATGATCTCCTCCAACATGCGGATGGAGGGGCTGCTGCTGGAGCTGAAGCGCTCCAACGCAGAGCTGGAGGCGCAGGCCGCCGAGCTGAACGAGAAGGCGCGCCTGCTCGAGCAGAAGAACTCCGAGGTGGAGCTGGCGAGCCGCAGCCTGGAGGAGAAGGCGGAGCAGCTCCAGCTCATCTCGCGCTACAAGTCCGAGTTCCTCGCCAACATGTCGCACGAGCTGCGCACGCCGCTGAACAGCCTGCTCATCCTCTCCAAGATGCTGGCGGAGAACCGCGACGGGAACCTCACCGTGGAGCAGGTGAAGTTCGCGAGCACGGTCTACACCTCCGGTCACGAGCTGCTCGGGCTCATCAACGAGATCCTCGACCTCTCCAAGATCGAGGCCGGCAAGATGCCCATCGAGCCGCGCGACACCCGCCTCGAGTCGGTGCGCGACGACCTGGAGCAGACGTTCCGCCACGTGGCCGAGCACAAGGGGCTCGGGTTCCAGGTGCGCATGGCGCCGGACCTCCCGGACCGGATCCACACCGACCCCACGCGCCTCCAGCAGATCCTGAAGAACCTCATCTCGAACGCGTTCAAGTTCACGGAGCGCGGCGAGGTGGTCCTCGAGGTGAGCCCGGCCGCCGGCGGCGCGCTCGCGTTCGCGGTGCGCGACACCGGCATCGGGATCCCGGCCGACAAGCAGAAGCTGATCTTCGAGGCGTTCCAGCAGGCCGACGGCACCACCAGCCGCAAGTACGGCGGCACCGGCCTCGGGCTCACCATCTCCCGCGAGATCGCGCGCCTGCTGGGCGGCTCGATCGAGGTGGAGAGCGCGCCCGGGCGCGGCAGCGTGTTCACCCTGGTGCTGCCGGCGCGCTGGGCCGGCGCGGAGACCGGCCGCGACCCGGCCATGGCGCTCGCGGCGGAGCGGCCCGAGGACTACCCGGAGCTGCCGACCGGGGTGGACTTCTCCGGGCGCACCGTGCTCCTCGCCGACGACGACATGCGCAACCTGTTCGCGATCCACAGCGTGCTCGAGACCGCGCACGTGAAGGTGATCCACGCGCAGAACGGGCGCGAGGCGCTGCAGGTGCTGGAGGCCTCGCCGCAGGTGGACCTGGTGCTGATGGACACCATGATGCCGGAGATGGACGGCCTCACCGCCATCCGCGCCATCCGCGCGCAGGCGCGCTACCGCTCGCTCCCCATCGTGTCGCTCACCGCGAAGGCCATGAAGGGCGACCGCGACGACGCGCTCGCGGCCGGCGCGACCGACTACGTCGCGAAGCCGGTGGACCCGCAGCGGCTCCTCTCGGTGATCGGCCGCTGGCTGGCCGAGCCCGACGCCCGCATGGGCAGCGCCGCGAACGGCGCGGCGAACGGGGCGGTGCGGTAGGCGGCGGCGCGGGCGCGCGCGGCCCGGGCGGTTGCTTCCCTCGCCACGATCGATAGAGTGGCGGGACCGTGATCCGCTCGATCGCCCACCGCGCGCCCCGCGCGCCCGACACGGCCTGCCCGGCGCATCGCGCCGCGGCCCGCTCCGCGCGGTAGCGGGCGGCTCGCGGCGCGCTCCCCCCATCCAGCTCCGTCTCCGCGGCCCGGCCGCGCGCGCGGCCTCGTGCCGCGAGCGCGGCCGCGCGCCGCCGTCTCGCCCTTCACCTGTAAGGAGGTGCTTACTTGAATCGTTCCGTCGGTCCCCGCGGCACCGCGCTGCTGGTCGGCGCCGCCGGCGGCGTCGCCCGCGCCCTGCTCTCCGTGCTCGCCTCGACGCCGCTCGGCCGCGCGCTCGCCGCGCGCCTCGACGCGCTGCTGCTCGTGGACGCGCGGCCGCTCCCGCCCGGCCCGCTGCCGCCGATCGCGCGGCCGCTCCCGCAGGCCGGGATCCGGCACGCCGACGACCTGGCGCGCCTGGTGCGCGACCACGGCGTGGACCAGGTGGTGGACCTGTCCTCGCTCGACACGCTCGACGCCATCCGCGCCTGCGACGCGGCCGGCGCGAGCTACCTCGACACCAGCCTGGAGCACTGGCCCGGGGAGGCGCCCCGCGCCTGGGAGTCGCTCGTGCTGCGCGCGATGCCTCCCGCGCGGCCGGCGCTGCGGCGCGGGAGCTTCCTCGTGGGGAGCGGCATGAACCCGGGGGTGGTGAACGCGCTCGTGTTCGCGGGCATCGAGGCGTTCGCGCGCCGGGCCGGCGTCGCGCCCACGCCCGAGGCGCTGCGGCTCCACGCGGTGCTGTTCACCGAGGAGGACACCACCGTCGAGACGCTGGGCGCGCCGCCCGCGGGCGCGTTCCCCATGACCTGGAGCCCGCTGCACTGCCTGGAGGAGCTGCTCCTCGACGACGCGCTCGCGGTCCGGCGCGGGGAGCTCGTCCGCCTCGGCCACCGGCCCTGCGACGCCTGGTACCGCGCGCGCTGCGGGGATCGGATCGTGGAGGGGTTCGTGGTCCCGCACGAGGAGGTGCTCACGCTGGCGGAGCGCCTGCCGGAGCAGGAGCTGGCGTTCGTGTACCGGCTGCCGCCCGCCGCCCGCGCCGCGCTCGCGGCCGCGCCGCAGCGGGTCCGCCCGGCCGCCTGGCCGCTCCACCGCATGTACCCTCCGCACCGCACCGCGCTCCGCGGGCGGGACCGCGTGGGCGTGCTCCTCTGCAGCCTGCGCTTCGGGGAGCTCTGGATCGGCTACGACGTGGGCGCGGGCGCCGCCGGGCGCCTCGGCACCGGCGCCACCCAGCTCCAGGTCGCCGCCGGCGTGGCGGCGGGCTGGGCGCAGCTCGGCCGCCGCCGCGGGCTCCACTTCGTCGAGGACCTCGACTGGCGCGAGCACCTGGCGCGGGTGGACGCGCTGCTGGGGCGGGCGCTCGTGGTCCACGACCCGCACGCGCCGCCGCGCACGCTGGAGGAGCGGCGCGTGGGCGCGGCGCCGGCGGAGGCGACCGCGCTCCCCGCCTGACCCGGCGGCGCCGGGGCCGCCGCGGTGCGCGCCTGCGGCCGCCGGCCCCGCCGCGTGCGGTTGACTTCCCGGCGCGCGTGGCCGACAACGGGATCCTCGTGATCGGAACCCTCGCCCAGCGCTCTTCCGCCCGCCTCGCGGCGTCACCGGCCCTCCGGCCGGCGGCGGCCGCGTGCGCCCCGGCGCCGGCCTGTCTTGGTTCCCGCGTCCTGGCGCGCCGCGCGTAGCGCCGCCGGGACGCAGCCCCGCACCCCAGCCCCGCATCACCCCTGCGTCCACCCGCGCCGCGGGCGCGCGCACGCGCGCCGCCCGGGGAGAGGAGGTCGAGATCATGAAGCGCGTCACCATCCGGGACCTGCACTGGCTCATCGGGCCCCAGGCCCCCCCTTGCCTGTCGGTGTATCTCACGCTCGACGCCGAGTGGCCGGGCGGGCCGGAGGACTGCCGGCGCCTGAACGCGCTGCTCGAGGAGGCGGGGCGGCGCCTCGCGACGTCGCTCCCGCGCGACGAGGTGAACGCGCTGCTGAAGCCGATGGCCCGCGGGCTCGAGCGCGGGTGGCCCCCGCGCGCCCGCGCGTTGGCGCTGCTGCGCTCGCACGAGGTCAACCTCGCCTTCGAGCTGCCGTTCGAGGTGCCGGCGCTGGCGATCGTGGCGGACGCGTTCCACACCAAGCCGCTCCTGCGCGACGCGGACCGGAGCCGGTTCTTCGTGCTCCGGCTCCTCGGCGGCGGCGGGGCCGAGCTCCTGGAGGGCACGCCCGAGGCGCTCGCCGAGGTGGAGCCGTCCCGCACGCCGCGCGCGCTGCGCGCCGCGCTCGCGGGCGAGCTGCGCGAGGGCGAGGTGGCCGGCCGGCCGCTCCGGCTGGTGGCCGGGGCCGGGCGCGAGGGGGAGGCGCGCCTGCGGCGCCGCTTCCGCGCGCTCGACGACGCGCTCTGCGCGTTCCTCGACGACCGCGGCACGCCGCTCGTGCTGGCCGGCGTGGCGGAGCACCACGCGCCGTTCCGCGCGGTGAGCGCCTACCCGCACCTGCTCGACGACGGGATCGAGGAGGAGGTGGCGGACCTCGAGGCGCTCCACGCCCGCGCGTGGGGCGTGGTGCGCGCGCACCACGAGGAGGTGGAGCAGCTCGCGGCCTCGC from Anaeromyxobacter dehalogenans 2CP-C includes:
- a CDS encoding HAMP domain-containing protein, producing the protein MTSRARAKPHVGAPPPPAAPAPRAARPAAGARSPGGPRRGNGAEVVDGRTSTPPPAAHARLEALDPEDREELAQLVEVLKAAKAGDFSVRLPYRRDGLLSQAGELLNDLIALNEHAADELVRVGRVVGQEGRSTERASVGPARGAWAASVGAVNQLISDLVAPTNEVARVLTAVATGDLSQKVALDLGGRPVRGEFLRIATSVNALVDQLSAVSAEVRRVVREVGSEGKLGGQASLKGLTGTWKDLTDDVNGLSANLTAQLRNIAKVTTAVAKGDLSQKITVDARGEILELRDTINTMVDQLSSFAAEVTRVAKEVGNEGKLGGQADVRGVSGTWKDLTDNVNGLAANLTAQVRNIAKVTTAVANGDLSQKITVDAKGEINELKNTINTMVDTLRSFAAEVTRVAKEVGTEGKLGGQADVKGVAGTWKDLTDNVNGLAANLTVQLRDVSKVATAIAHGDLTQKITVDVRGEILQIKDVINRMVDQLNSFAAEVTRVAKEVGTEGKLGGQANVRGVSGTWKDLTDNVNAMASNLTVQLRDVSKVSTAIANGDLTQKITVDVKGEIAQIKDATNKMVDQLNSFAAEVTRVAREVGTEGKLGGQANVRGVSGTWKDLTDNVNGLAANLTNQVRNIALVTTAVANGDLSQKITVEARGEIYELKNTINVMVDQLRSFAAEVTRVAKEVGTEGKLGGQAYVKGVSGTWKDLTENVNGLAANLTNQVRNIALVTTAVANGDLSQKITVEARGEIYELKNTINVMVDQLRSFAAEVTRVAKEVGTEGKLGGQAYVKGVSGTWKDLTENVNGLAANLTNQVRNIAKVTTAVAHGDLTQKITVEARGEILELKNTINVMVDQLNSFAAEVTRVAKEVGTDGKLGGQAEVKGVSGTWKDLTDNVNALAANLTNQVRNIALVTTAVANGDLSQKITVDAKGEILELKDTINVMVDQLNSFAAEVTRVAKEVGTDGKLGGQADVRGVSGVWKDLTDSVNLMATNLTTQVRGIIRVVTAIANGDLSQKFVLEAKGEVAALAETINGMTDTLRTFGDQVSSVAREVGIEGKLGAQAHVPGASGIWKDLTDNVNFMAANLTKQVRGIVKVVTAIANGDLSQKFILEAKGEVAALAETINGLTGTLGIFADEVSSVAREVGIEGKLGGQAKVPGVSGIWKNLTDNVNQLAGSLSAQVRAIAEVSTAVTKGDLTRKVAVQAQGEVAALKDNINQMIEALRDTTDKNTAQDWLKTNLANFSNMMQGQRNIVSVAQAIISELTPLVDAQHGAFFMLEQPEDGVPDEPVLRLIGSYGFGGRRSLSSTYHMKETLIGQCAFEKKRIIVSDVPEGFLYIASGMGEAPPRNLLVLPVLFEGEIKAVIELASFREFSPNHLAFLDQLMEKVGFVLNMISSNMRMEGLLLELKRSNAELEAQAAELNEKARLLEQKNSEVELASRSLEEKAEQLQLISRYKSEFLANMSHELRTPLNSLLILSKMLAENRDGNLTVEQVKFASTVYTSGHELLGLINEILDLSKIEAGKMPIEPRDTRLESVRDDLEQTFRHVAEHKGLGFQVRMAPDLPDRIHTDPTRLQQILKNLISNAFKFTERGEVVLEVSPAAGGALAFAVRDTGIGIPADKQKLIFEAFQQADGTTSRKYGGTGLGLTISREIARLLGGSIEVESAPGRGSVFTLVLPARWAGAETGRDPAMALAAERPEDYPELPTGVDFSGRTVLLADDDMRNLFAIHSVLETAHVKVIHAQNGREALQVLEASPQVDLVLMDTMMPEMDGLTAIRAIRAQARYRSLPIVSLTAKAMKGDRDDALAAGATDYVAKPVDPQRLLSVIGRWLAEPDARMGSAANGAANGAVR
- a CDS encoding homospermidine synthase — translated: MNRSVGPRGTALLVGAAGGVARALLSVLASTPLGRALAARLDALLLVDARPLPPGPLPPIARPLPQAGIRHADDLARLVRDHGVDQVVDLSSLDTLDAIRACDAAGASYLDTSLEHWPGEAPRAWESLVLRAMPPARPALRRGSFLVGSGMNPGVVNALVFAGIEAFARRAGVAPTPEALRLHAVLFTEEDTTVETLGAPPAGAFPMTWSPLHCLEELLLDDALAVRRGELVRLGHRPCDAWYRARCGDRIVEGFVVPHEEVLTLAERLPEQELAFVYRLPPAARAALAAAPQRVRPAAWPLHRMYPPHRTALRGRDRVGVLLCSLRFGELWIGYDVGAGAAGRLGTGATQLQVAAGVAAGWAQLGRRRGLHFVEDLDWREHLARVDALLGRALVVHDPHAPPRTLEERRVGAAPAEATALPA